One genomic region from Rosa rugosa chromosome 1, drRosRugo1.1, whole genome shotgun sequence encodes:
- the LOC133725904 gene encoding disease resistance protein RUN1-like, with protein MNHVRSSSSSSLSLWEHDVFLSFRGEDTRNSFTDHLYRTLSQRGINTFRDAEKLQKGNSVLPTLVEAIRRSRCAVIVLSANYASSTWCLNELVHILECNKVGGSKLEVFPVFYNVEPSEVRKQTGVYGEALSAHEDLNKVDIWKNALTEVANFSGWDVKNRSESEVTEEIAEKISNILKFTFPTANDDLIGMNSRIEKVESYLDLSLDVVRTIGISGMGGIGKTTLAQEVFKKILGNFDTNAFVANVREKSGNVNGLVDLQKSLYKSLLHSDVDIHSVDMGKYLLRRGLRSKKVLIILDDVHELKQMEALAGSSKQNHWFGPGSRVIITTRDEQLLKSYDVHKTYEVEKLNDAEASQLLCQKAFKKNHAPTKYLKLCNNFVKYASGLPLALEVLGSYLCRKEVSEWSAALARLYEDPEKDILRVLQLSYNGLKSTVKDMFLDIACFFRGEEQDRVMKIFTSCDFHPEIGIVDLIDKSLIKIEGKKLWMHDLLQQMGWQIVRQESPKEPGKRSRLWLDENACEYERWRSWFDEEQSSKCRRFWLDKDARAVLIQNLGTEHVEGLFLSLQAKEELHLNADPFYKMPNLRLLKIYNVNFAGCIELISLSQNLRLLEWHEFPLNSLPSSFRPNVLAELKMPNSRITQLWSETLSAEMLMLMDLSNCQYLTRTPDFSTVPKLERLILEGCKRLSEVHPTVGGLKHLVLLNLKGCESVESLPDSISLESLQTLVLSGCLKIKKFPEIMGNMENMSELYLDGTAIQELPISLKHLSGLSLLNLRGCKNLSSLPSFICSLTSLISLNLSGCSLINQLPEDLGSLEHLQEVDACETSITKVPSSILVLLLKNLKRLCFRGCNDLWLPAEDPFSVGFWSLTSKCLNSSNSLSIFFLFFYFIFIFLFKNKRSCDIRSLEAPLVIERVFLKDLAGLSLSRLTSLSVSRQDILYIPDEIGLLNSLQRLDLSVTNLSSIPESVCELSKLRELCLYGCIRLRSLPKYVPLSLKFIDARYCSMLTNFPNNCAIWASEESFSFMDCRNSVNDIEDHVNIRRLKYIEDRIYHEQQFEIHLRHSRIPDWCGYSRRGSSVTIPLSDPEDGNSTWMGFVLFVAFEILDNRNFDKSWELKDTCCHFSTYKDPLENPLVFRNFSNPGVGPFVLCCYVPQRLFSRKLNRASRLLRASISTERPDLEVKECGIQLISQQGAALSVQDLTQTASDQLHQLDSNFVPPHIVTEEY; from the exons atgaaccatgtgagatcctcatcttcttcatccctTTCTTTATGGGAACATGATGTTTTCCTCAGTTTTAGGGGTGAGGACACCCGCAACAGCTTCACCGACCATTTATACCGTACTTTGAGTCAGCGTGGAATCAACACATTTAGGGATGCTGAAAAACTCCAGAAGGGAAATTCCGTGTTACCGACGCTCGTTGAAGCCATCCGAAGATCCAGATGTGCTGTCATTGTTCTTTCAGCAAACTATGCTTCTTCAACATGGTGTTTGAATGAGCTTGTGCATATTCTTGAGTGCAACAAAGTGGGAGGAAGCAAACTGGAGGTGTTTCCGGTTTTCTATAACGTCGAACCGTCCGAGGTCAGAAAGCAAACTGGAGTTTACGGGGAAGCTTTGTCTGCGCATGAAGATCTGAACAAGGTGGACATATGGAAGAATGCCTTGACTGAAGTAGCGAATTTCTCCGGATGGGATGTGAAAAATAG GAGTGAATCAGAAGTTACCGAGGAAATAGCTGAGAAGATTTCAAATATATTGAAGTTCACGTTTCCAACTGCTAACGATGATCTAATTGGAATGAATTCTCGAATAGAGAAAGTGGAGTCCTACTTGGATCTAAGCCTGGATGTTGTTCGCACAATTGGGATTTCGGGAATGGGGGGCATAGGTAAAACAACTCTTGCACAAGAAGTTTTCAAGAAGATCCTTGGAAACTTTGATACTAACGCATTTGTGGCTAATGTTAGAGAGAAATCAGGGAATGTAAATGGTCTAGTTGACTTGCAAAAATCCCTTTATAAATCCTTGCTACACAGCGATGTAGATATACATTCTGTTGACATGGGAAAATATTTGTTAAGGAGAGGACTCCGTTCAAAGAAGGTGCTCATCATTCTAGACGATGTTCATGAACTCAAACAAATGGAAGCTCTTGCTGGAAGCAGTAAACAGAATCATTGGTTTGGTCCAGGGAGTAGAGTAATTATAACAACTAGAGATGAGCAGTTGTTGAAGTCTTATGACGTGCACAAGACATACGAGGTTGAGAAACTGAATGATGCTGAAGCTTCTCAGCTCTTGTGTCAGAAAGCCTTCAAGAAAAACCATGCTCCAACAAAATATCTAAAGCTGTGCAACAATTTTGTAAAATATGCCAGTGGCCTTCCCTTAGCTCTTGAAGTTTTGGGTTCATACTTGTGCCGGAAGGAAGTAAGTGAATGGTCAGCAGCATTGGCTAGACTATATGAAGATCCTGAAAAAGACATTTTGAGAGTGCTTCAATTAAGTTATAATGGATTGAAGTCAACAGTGAAGGACATGTTTCTGGACATTGCATGTTTTTTCCGAGGAGAGGAACAAGATCGTGTAATGAAGATCTTCACCAGTTGTGACTTTCATCCGGAAATCGGCATTGTTGACCTTATTGATAAATCTTTGATTAAAATTGAAGGGAAAAAACTGTGGATGCATGATTTACTACAACAAATGGGTTGGCAGATTGTTCGTCAAGAATCTCCTAAAGAGCCGGGTAAACGTAGTAGGTTGTGGCTTGATGAGAATGCTTGTGAATACGAACGCTGGAGGTCGTGGTTTGATGAGGAACAGTCGAGCAAATGCAGAAGGTTCTGGCTTGACAAGGATGCTCGTGCTGTACTCATACAGAATCTG GGTACAGAACATGTTGAAGGTTTATTCCTAAGCTTGCAAGCAAAAGAAGAGTTACACTTGAATGCTGATCCATTCTACAAAATGCCAAACCTAAGGTTGTTAAAGATTTATAATGTCAACTTTGCTGGATGCATTGAACTTATTTCTCTCTCCCAAAATCTAAGGCTTTTGGAATGGCATGAATTTCCTTTGAATTCTTTGCCATCAAGTTTTAGACCAAATGTGCTCGCTGAACTCAAGATGCCAAACAGCCGAATTACGCAACTATGGAGTGAAACT CTTTCTGCGGAAATGCTGATGCTTATGGATCTTTCAAACTGCCAATACTTGACTAGGACCCCGGATTTTAGTACAGTTCCAAAGCTTGAGAGGTTGATCCTCGAAGGTTGTAAGAGATTATCAGAAGTTCACCCAACAGTTGGAGGTCTCAAACATCTGGTCTTATTAAATTTGAAAGGTTGTGAAAGTGTAGAGAGCCTTCCTGACTCCATCAGCTTGGAATCTCTTCAGACCTTAGTCCTTTCAGGATGtttgaaaatcaaaaagttTCCAGAGATTATGGGAAACATGGAAAATATGTCGGAACTTTATCTAGATGGGACGGCTATACAGGAGCTGCCAATATCGTTGAAGCACTTAAGTGGCCTTAGTTTGTTAAATCTAAGAGGCTGCAAGAACCTCTCAAGTCTTCCAAGCTTCATTTGTAGTTTGACATCTCTGATATCTCTCAATCTGTCAGGCTGTTCACTTATTAATCAACTGCCAGAAGACCTAGGGAGCTTGGAACATTTGCAAGAGGTTGATGCCTGTGAAACTTCTATAACAAAAGTTCCTTCGTCTATTTTAGTGCTTCTCTTGAAGAACCTTAAACGATTATGTTTTCGTGGATGTAATGATTTATGGTTGCCAGCTGAGGACCCGTTCTCAGTAGGTTTTTGGTCGTTGACATCAAAATGTCTGAACAGTAGCAACAGCCtttctatcttttttttatttttttattttatttttatatttttatttaagaATAAAAGATCATGCGATATTAGATCCTTGGAGGCACCATTGGTTATTGAAAGG GTTTTTTTGAAGGATTTAGCAGGCTTATCCCTTTCCCGTTTGACATCATTAAGTGTATCTCGTCAAGATATCTTATATATACCTGATGAGATTGGCCTCTTAAACTCACTTCAGCGTTTAGATTTGAGTGTAACTAATTTGTCTAGCATACCCGAAAGCGTCTGTGAACTTTCTAAGCTCAGAGAGCTTTGCTTGTATGGGTGTATCAGGCTTCGGTCATTACCAAAGTACGTGCCGCTGAGTCTAAAATTTATAGATGCACGTTATTGTTCTATGCTGACAAATTTTCCAAATAATTGTGCAATATGGGCTTCGGAGGAGAGTTTCAGTTTCATGGATTGCAGAAATTCAGTTAATGATATCGAAGATCATGTAAATATAAGGCGTCTTAAATACATTGAg GATCGAATCTATCACGAACAGCAGTTTGAAATCCATCTTCGTCATTCTAGAATCCCAGACTGGTGTGGTTATTCTAGGAGAGGGTCTTCTGTAACAATCCCACTATCTGATCCAGAGGATGGTAATAGTACATGGATGGGATTTGTCCTTTTTGTTGCTTTCGAAATCCTTGACAATAGAAACTTTGACAAGAGTTGGGAATTGAAAGATACTTGTTGTCATTTTAGCACCTACAAAGATCCTCTTGAAAATCCCCTAGTCTTTCGAAACTTCAGTAACCCCGGGGTTGGACCATTTGTGCTCTGTTGCTATGTGCCACAACGACTGTTCTCAAGGAAGTTGAATAGAGCAAGCCGTCTACTCAGAGCTTCCATTTCAACGGAGAGACCGGATTTGGAAGTGAAAGAGTGTGGAATACAACTGATATCCCAGCAAGGTGCTGCATTGTCTGTTCAAGATTTAACACAGACAGCTAGTGATCAACTTCATCAGCTGGATTCAAATTTTGTTCCTCCACATATCGTAACGGAGGAGTattag
- the LOC133732213 gene encoding putative F-box protein At5g55150: MDNKIFDLQLRVPNKRLCGSSKGWLIFADWNFVDKNLGVTLVNPFFRVKGRREKENSVIRLPPLTPPGWRKWVRVRRRNRDDWVERCQNYVLKAILSTDPASNANDCIVVVIYEERLRLAFIRLGKETTWTYIDERVGTSVSSTVIDGCRGIEEVARVEDKFYAVNYSSELYSFKVTPQSSSDVKLAACGVEQKVFVKRYLVEVKEKVILMVQRYIKFDREVGRRVTRKFRIFELNLGEREWIEKHSLGGVALFVGDNSSVSVLASNFPACQPNCIYFNHDRCRAGQCEFPPHDFGVYNVVSQSFLNPYPTHVKTMVETTDRLPIWIMPTIQL; encoded by the coding sequence ATGGACAACAAGATCTTTGATTTGCAACTGCGAGTGCCAAATAAGCGGTTATGTGGATCTTCAAAAGGGTGGTTAATATTTGCGGATTGGAATTTTGTGGATAAGAATCTCGGAGTAACTCTAGTAAATCCATTCTTTAGGGTGAAAGGgaggagagaaaaagaaaattcggTCATTCGCCTTCCTCCACTAACGCCTCCAGGGTGGAGAAAGTGGGTCAGAGTTCGTCGAAGAAATAGGGATGATTGGGTTGAACGTTGTCAAAATTATGTACTCAAGGCTATACTTTCAACTGACCCTGCATCAAATGCAAACGATTGCATTGTAGTAGTCATATACGAGGAAAGACTTCGGTTGGCTTTTATTAGACTTGGTAAAGAGACAACATGGACTTATATAGATGAAAGAGTGGGCACAAGTGTTAGTAGCACTGTTATTGATGGCTGCCGTGGAATTGAAGAAGTTGCTCGAGTTGAAGATAAGTTCTATGCCGTTAATTATTCGAGCGAACTTTATTCTTTTAAAGTGACTCCTCAGTCTAGCTCAGATGTGAAATTGGCTGCTTGCGGTGTTGAACAAAAAGTCTTCGTCAAGAGATATCTTGTGGaagtaaaagaaaaagtaatttTGATGGTTCAGAGATACATTAAGTTTGATCGTGAAGTTGGCAGACGTGTGACAAGAAAATTTAGAATTTTTGAATTGAATTTGGGCGAGCGCGAATGGATTGAGAAACACTCGTTAGGTGGTGTTGCTCTCTTCGTCGGAGATAACTCTTCAGTGTCAGTGTTGGCTTCAAATTTTCCTGCATGTCAACCAAATTGCATATACTTCAACCATGATCGTTGTCGTGCGGGTCAATGTGAGTTTCCGCCTCATGATTTTGGTGTTTATAATGTCGTTAGTCAAAGCTTTCTAAACCCTTACCCCACACATGTCAAGACCATGGTGGAGACGACTGATCGTCTACCAATTTGGATTATGCCAACTATTCAGTTGTAA